The proteins below are encoded in one region of Aequorivita iocasae:
- a CDS encoding DUF1573 domain-containing protein, translated as MKKSVLLVAILSVFAFSSCKDNAADKVNEENVATAEARDAESGKFPVITFEESQFDFGTIDQGTNVEHVFKFKNTGEAPLMIVNAKSSCGCTVPEYTKEPVAPGDSGELLVKFNGSGQNQVSKTVTLTTNTKAGTETLTIKAFVNPKAGAAPIKTPTS; from the coding sequence ATGAAAAAATCAGTATTATTAGTAGCAATACTATCTGTTTTCGCTTTTTCTTCTTGCAAGGATAATGCAGCAGATAAAGTAAACGAAGAAAATGTTGCAACAGCGGAGGCGCGTGATGCAGAGTCAGGTAAATTTCCCGTAATCACTTTTGAAGAAAGTCAATTTGATTTTGGTACTATTGACCAAGGGACAAATGTGGAGCACGTTTTTAAATTCAAAAACACTGGTGAGGCCCCTTTAATGATCGTAAATGCTAAAAGTAGCTGTGGTTGTACAGTTCCAGAATATACTAAGGAACCGGTTGCGCCAGGTGACTCAGGAGAGCTTTTGGTAAAGTTCAATGGTAGCGGTCAAAACCAAGTGAGCAAAACAGTTACACTTACTACAAACACAAAAGCTGGGACAGAAACTTTGACAATCAAAGCTTTTGTAAACCCTAAAGCTGGTGCTGCGCCCATTAAAACCCCAACTTCCTAA
- the nusB gene encoding transcription antitermination factor NusB: MLTRRHIRVKVLQSVYAYKQRENPNIDSQEKFLMHSIDQMQDLYLLLLQLLVSLQEQADSFLNRSQKKHLATTLEKNPSRTFVDNKLLKVIAENATFSNIIEKKKLNYWKLDSEYVSIIFNELRQLEWYDNYLSKKETTYKEDRDFIIKVFKELVAPNDKLYEYLEDKRLTWVDDFPIVNTAIVKMLNKLSEKNASSLLVPNLYKNDEDREYALQLFRKVILNEDKLNAQIEGKTPNWDQERIADVDLIILKMGIAEFLYFPSIPVRATINEYLEVSKEYSTPKSSIFVNGILDKIVKEFEENGKLNKIGRGLQ, encoded by the coding sequence ATGCTTACAAGAAGACATATCCGAGTAAAAGTTTTGCAGTCCGTTTACGCCTATAAACAGCGTGAAAATCCGAATATAGATTCACAGGAAAAATTTCTGATGCACAGCATAGACCAAATGCAGGATCTTTATTTATTGTTGTTGCAGTTACTTGTGTCACTTCAGGAGCAGGCAGACAGCTTTCTTAACCGTTCGCAAAAAAAGCATCTTGCAACCACACTTGAAAAGAACCCCAGCCGCACTTTTGTTGACAATAAGCTTTTAAAGGTAATCGCCGAAAACGCAACTTTTTCTAATATTATTGAAAAGAAAAAACTCAATTACTGGAAGTTGGACAGCGAGTATGTTTCAATTATCTTTAACGAGCTGCGCCAATTGGAATGGTACGATAATTACCTTTCAAAAAAAGAAACTACTTACAAAGAAGATAGAGATTTCATAATTAAGGTTTTCAAGGAATTAGTGGCGCCCAATGACAAGCTTTACGAATATTTGGAAGACAAAAGATTGACGTGGGTAGATGATTTTCCCATTGTGAATACGGCCATTGTAAAGATGCTCAATAAACTTTCAGAAAAAAATGCCTCCTCCCTTTTAGTTCCCAATCTATACAAAAACGATGAGGACCGTGAATATGCGTTGCAGCTTTTCAGAAAAGTGATTTTGAACGAAGACAAACTGAATGCCCAGATTGAGGGAAAAACACCAAACTGGGACCAAGAACGCATTGCCGATGTAGATTTGATAATTCTGAAAATGGGCATTGCGGAATTTCTGTATTTTCCATCCATTCCTGTAAGAGCCACAATCAATGAATACTTGGAAGTTTCCAAAGAATATTCAACGCCTAAAAGCAGCATTTTTGTCAACGGAATTTTAGATAAAATAGTGAAGGAATTTGAAGAAAATGGCAAACTCAATAAAATTGGACGCGGACTTCAATAA
- the yajC gene encoding preprotein translocase subunit YajC — translation MEQIQSFLPIILLFLVMYLFLIRPQMKKAKQEKQFAAQLKKGDKVITTGGIHGRVLELNDDGTCVIECGAGKIKFERAAISMERTVKLNAPVKEKK, via the coding sequence ATGGAACAAATACAAAGTTTTTTACCAATAATATTATTGTTTTTGGTGATGTATCTTTTTTTGATACGTCCCCAAATGAAAAAAGCCAAACAGGAAAAGCAGTTTGCCGCCCAATTAAAAAAAGGTGACAAAGTGATTACCACTGGCGGAATCCACGGAAGAGTATTAGAACTTAATGATGATGGAACCTGCGTTATTGAATGCGGTGCCGGAAAAATAAAGTTTGAAAGAGCTGCTATTTCTATGGAAAGAACAGTAAAACTAAATGCTCCCGTAAAAGAAAAGAAATAG
- a CDS encoding hydroxymethylglutaryl-CoA lyase: MQQVKIIECPRDAMQGIKDWIPTSQKVQYIQSLLRCGFDTIDFGSFVSPKAIPQMRDTAEVLSKLDLSTTKSKLLAIIANLRGAEDAVSHSEINYLGYPFSISENFQMRNTHKTISESLVILQDILNLAEKNNKEVVAYLSMGFGNPYGDPWNVEIVGEWTERLAAMGVKILSLSDTVGSSTPEIISYLFTNLIAKYPHIEFGAHLHTTPNAWHEKIDAAYKAGCRRFDGAIQGFGGCPMAKDELTGNMPTEKMLSYFTAEKVLSNINPMSFESAHNEATKIFTKYH; the protein is encoded by the coding sequence ATGCAGCAAGTAAAAATTATAGAATGTCCGCGCGATGCCATGCAAGGCATCAAAGACTGGATTCCCACATCTCAAAAAGTGCAATATATTCAATCGCTTTTGCGCTGTGGTTTTGATACCATTGATTTTGGAAGTTTTGTTTCACCAAAGGCGATTCCGCAAATGCGTGATACCGCCGAAGTACTTTCAAAGTTGGATCTTTCTACCACTAAAAGCAAATTACTTGCCATTATTGCGAATTTACGCGGAGCGGAAGATGCCGTAAGCCATTCAGAAATCAATTATTTGGGCTATCCTTTCTCCATTTCTGAAAACTTCCAGATGCGTAACACCCACAAAACCATTTCAGAATCCTTGGTGATACTTCAGGATATATTGAACCTTGCCGAAAAAAACAATAAAGAAGTGGTTGCCTATCTATCCATGGGCTTCGGAAATCCTTACGGTGACCCATGGAATGTTGAAATAGTAGGCGAGTGGACGGAGCGGCTTGCTGCTATGGGAGTGAAGATTCTTTCCCTCAGTGATACGGTAGGTTCTTCTACACCTGAGATAATTTCATATTTATTTACTAACTTAATAGCCAAATATCCCCATATAGAATTTGGCGCACATTTGCACACCACACCAAACGCTTGGCATGAAAAAATTGATGCAGCATATAAAGCTGGCTGCAGAAGATTTGATGGAGCCATTCAAGGTTTTGGCGGTTGCCCAATGGCAAAGGACGAATTAACGGGAAATATGCCTACCGAAAAAATGCTCAGCTATTTTACGGCTGAAAAAGTTTTAAGTAACATAAACCCAATGTCTTTTGAGAGTGCGCACAATGAAGCAACCAAAATTTTTACTAAATATCATTAA
- a CDS encoding imelysin family protein gives MKFLKIGILLAIVAASIAACSSDSDSPEETNDTFDRGAMLANWADNIIIPAYSSFNSKVVEMESATTIFNAMPTVENLQSLRSVWKEAYVSFQNVSMFEIGKAEEVRFRNRLNVYPTNVAQIEDFIATGNYDFALPSTIDKQGFPALDYMLNGLAETDAEIVTFYTLNSNAEGYKNYLKTLSQTISSLSNEVLTSWTGGYRDTFVANTSSSASGAVDKLTNDYIFYFEKALRAGKVGIPAGIFSSGTLPQNVEAFYKKDISKELLLEAIDASVNFFNGRSFNGNSTGQSFKTYLDYLNTIKNGENLSALINNQFAVAKNKANELNVNFIQQIETDNTKMLASYDELQRLVVLMKVDMVQAFDVTIDYVDADGD, from the coding sequence ATGAAATTTTTAAAAATAGGAATCCTTTTAGCAATCGTAGCAGCATCAATTGCCGCATGTTCAAGCGATAGCGATAGCCCAGAAGAAACAAACGACACGTTTGACCGCGGCGCAATGCTTGCCAATTGGGCGGATAATATCATCATTCCCGCGTATAGCAGTTTCAATTCCAAAGTAGTTGAAATGGAGAGTGCAACAACTATTTTCAACGCAATGCCCACAGTTGAGAACCTACAATCGCTGCGCTCAGTCTGGAAAGAGGCTTATGTATCATTCCAGAATGTTTCTATGTTTGAAATTGGAAAAGCAGAGGAAGTACGTTTCCGAAACCGATTGAACGTTTATCCTACAAACGTTGCCCAGATTGAAGATTTTATCGCAACGGGAAATTATGATTTTGCGTTGCCTTCTACTATAGATAAGCAAGGGTTTCCAGCATTGGATTATATGCTGAATGGCCTTGCTGAAACCGATGCTGAAATTGTAACTTTTTACACTTTAAATTCCAATGCTGAAGGGTATAAAAACTATTTGAAAACCCTTTCCCAAACTATTTCAAGTTTGAGCAATGAGGTGCTTACAAGCTGGACGGGCGGTTACCGCGATACGTTTGTGGCAAATACAAGTTCATCAGCCTCCGGTGCTGTTGACAAACTTACCAATGATTATATCTTTTATTTCGAAAAAGCGCTTCGGGCCGGTAAAGTGGGTATTCCCGCAGGTATTTTTTCAAGCGGAACTTTGCCCCAAAACGTAGAGGCATTCTACAAAAAGGATATCTCAAAAGAACTTTTATTGGAAGCCATTGATGCTAGTGTAAATTTCTTTAACGGAAGAAGTTTTAATGGAAATTCCACTGGACAGAGTTTTAAAACATACTTGGATTACCTGAATACCATCAAAAATGGTGAAAACTTAAGTGCTTTAATAAACAATCAATTCGCGGTCGCAAAGAATAAAGCAAACGAGCTGAACGTTAATTTTATACAACAAATAGAAACTGACAATACAAAAATGCTAGCTTCCTATGACGAATTGCAACGGCTTGTTGTACTTATGAAGGTAGATATGGTACAAGCTTTTGATGTAACCATAGATTATGTTGACGCTGACGGGGACTAA
- a CDS encoding bifunctional metallophosphatase/5'-nucleotidase: MKNFLLLVFVGCFFSSCQIFQQVYPEDPIKGAGAITLKFIQINDVYEIAPLNGGEYGGLARVAHIRDSIKEKYPNTFLFLAGDFLNPSLIGSLTIDGERVNGKQMIDVLNAMDIDLVTFGNHEFDLSEKDLQKRLNESNFTWTTANVRHVTEKGLMPFATKWEYSTVPTSDFSTFSATDADGNIMKFGVFGVTLPSNPKAYVSYGNIYENAIRAYDLAIQKADFVVGLTHVSLDEDKEIAKRLRALPLIMGGHEHYNMLIKEGKTIISKADANAKSVYVHTLIYNLRTKYLHINSELMMVTDKIASSAKVERVVNKWTEILDKKLKEVIENPSEIIYRASDPLDGTDTSNRSKQTNIGELITRSMAYAYNDKVDGALVNGGSIRIDDRLVGDITSADIFRVLPFGGSVLKVDLKGSLLKEVLEYGKSQSGEGAYLQRYKFSQNQNGEWQVSDKPISDNKTYTVAFSDFLLKGLDIPFLTPENKGIVKVYTPDETENAADIRKAIIFYLNSLKK, encoded by the coding sequence ATGAAAAATTTTTTACTATTGGTTTTTGTGGGCTGTTTTTTTTCGAGCTGCCAAATCTTTCAACAAGTATATCCCGAAGACCCAATAAAAGGAGCGGGGGCCATTACCCTCAAATTTATTCAAATTAACGATGTATATGAAATTGCTCCCTTAAATGGGGGTGAATATGGTGGGCTGGCACGTGTGGCGCATATTCGTGATTCAATCAAGGAAAAATATCCAAATACCTTTTTATTCCTGGCCGGAGATTTTCTTAACCCTTCTCTAATTGGTTCTCTCACGATTGATGGCGAACGTGTAAATGGCAAACAGATGATAGACGTACTTAATGCAATGGATATTGATTTGGTAACCTTTGGTAACCATGAGTTTGATTTGAGTGAAAAAGACCTTCAAAAAAGATTAAATGAATCAAATTTTACCTGGACCACTGCTAATGTAAGGCACGTTACTGAAAAAGGACTTATGCCTTTTGCTACTAAGTGGGAATATTCTACAGTGCCCACATCAGATTTTTCCACCTTCAGCGCCACGGATGCGGATGGAAATATCATGAAATTTGGAGTTTTTGGCGTAACGCTTCCTTCAAACCCAAAAGCTTATGTTTCGTATGGCAATATTTATGAGAATGCAATTCGGGCGTATGACCTAGCCATTCAAAAAGCTGATTTTGTAGTTGGCCTTACACACGTTTCCCTAGATGAGGATAAGGAAATTGCCAAGCGACTGAGAGCACTACCTTTGATAATGGGTGGACATGAACACTATAATATGCTTATAAAAGAAGGGAAAACCATTATTTCCAAAGCAGATGCCAATGCTAAAAGTGTTTACGTACATACCCTCATCTATAACCTTCGTACAAAATATCTTCATATCAATTCTGAATTGATGATGGTAACAGATAAAATAGCATCTTCGGCCAAGGTGGAACGCGTAGTAAACAAATGGACCGAAATTTTGGACAAAAAGCTAAAAGAAGTGATAGAAAACCCCAGTGAGATAATATATAGAGCATCGGATCCATTGGATGGAACTGATACCTCCAACCGAAGCAAACAAACCAATATAGGTGAACTTATAACCCGCTCCATGGCATATGCCTATAATGATAAAGTGGACGGTGCTTTGGTAAACGGTGGCTCCATACGAATTGATGATAGATTGGTAGGCGATATTACCAGCGCAGATATATTTAGGGTACTTCCCTTTGGAGGAAGTGTTTTAAAAGTAGATTTAAAAGGAAGTTTATTAAAAGAAGTTTTGGAATACGGAAAATCACAAAGCGGTGAAGGCGCTTATCTTCAACGTTACAAATTTTCCCAGAACCAGAATGGGGAATGGCAAGTAAGCGATAAGCCAATAAGCGACAATAAAACATATACTGTAGCCTTCAGCGACTTTTTGCTGAAAGGTTTGGACATTCCTTTTTTAACTCCTGAAAATAAAGGCATTGTGAAGGTCTATACACCCGATGAAACTGAAAATGCCGCAGATATTCGGAAGGCAATTATTTTCTATTTAAATTCGCTAAAAAAATAA
- a CDS encoding DUF4856 domain-containing protein, giving the protein MKNLLSATLVISALFFVSCSSDDDQPIVQNTVEVPSTYKFMRNSESTVNFDGQTTRILMAGETANAFTDFDNATEASLLAMFNHQAGNNDFTEADLNASDKNLRSKTAASYDYFFTNTSESAEIKATFENYISSQVNEVFPNIMVVATPGTPGQIADGTRTRYVSAKGLEYNQAFAKSLLGAVMADQILNNYLSAAVLDDGNNRENNDNGITEENKSYTTMEHKWDEAYGYLYGTSANPENPNLTIGEDDKFLNEYVGRVNDDPDFSTIAADIWDAFKLGRAAIVAKNYEVRDEQVAIIREKISEVIAVRGIYYLQAGKNKIVDGDRQGAFHALSEAYGFVYSLRFTRKSDNSTPLFTKTEVDALLNMLMNSSNNGFWDIAPETLDAVSEAMAAKFDFTVSEAASL; this is encoded by the coding sequence ATGAAAAATCTACTTTCAGCCACACTAGTCATTTCAGCACTTTTTTTTGTTTCGTGTTCCTCTGACGACGATCAGCCAATAGTACAAAATACTGTTGAAGTTCCTTCAACTTATAAATTTATGCGCAATAGCGAGTCAACAGTTAACTTTGATGGCCAAACCACAAGAATTCTAATGGCGGGTGAAACTGCTAACGCTTTTACTGACTTTGACAATGCTACTGAAGCATCATTATTGGCAATGTTCAACCATCAAGCCGGAAACAATGATTTTACAGAAGCCGATTTAAATGCCTCAGATAAAAACCTTCGAAGCAAAACTGCAGCTTCCTATGATTATTTTTTTACTAATACTTCAGAAAGTGCCGAAATAAAAGCAACTTTTGAAAACTATATTTCTTCACAGGTAAATGAGGTTTTTCCAAATATTATGGTAGTTGCTACCCCTGGAACACCTGGACAGATTGCAGATGGCACTAGAACACGTTACGTGAGCGCGAAAGGTTTAGAATACAACCAGGCCTTTGCAAAAAGCCTTTTGGGTGCTGTAATGGCAGACCAAATACTTAATAACTATTTAAGTGCCGCTGTGCTTGATGATGGTAATAATCGTGAAAATAACGATAACGGTATTACTGAAGAAAACAAATCTTACACAACTATGGAGCACAAATGGGATGAGGCCTACGGTTACCTTTATGGAACCTCTGCAAATCCTGAAAACCCAAATCTAACCATAGGCGAAGACGACAAATTTTTAAATGAATATGTAGGCCGCGTTAACGATGACCCAGATTTTTCAACTATAGCCGCAGATATTTGGGATGCATTTAAACTGGGTCGTGCCGCAATTGTCGCAAAAAATTATGAAGTTCGCGATGAGCAGGTAGCTATAATCCGCGAGAAAATTTCTGAAGTAATTGCCGTTCGTGGTATTTATTACCTACAGGCCGGTAAAAATAAAATTGTTGACGGCGATCGTCAGGGCGCTTTCCACGCTTTATCTGAGGCCTATGGCTTCGTTTACAGTTTACGTTTTACAAGAAAATCAGATAACAGTACACCGCTTTTCACAAAAACTGAAGTGGATGCGCTATTGAATATGCTTATGAATTCTTCAAACAATGGCTTTTGGGATATTGCCCCAGAAACATTGGATGCAGTATCTGAAGCTATGGCTGCAAAGTTCGATTTTACCGTTTCAGAAGCGGCAAGTTTATAG
- a CDS encoding quinone-dependent dihydroorotate dehydrogenase, with protein sequence MYKSVIRPLFFSFDPEKIHYFTFSLIRFFHKIGFGSIFRSIYKIESPKLERELFGLKFSNPVGLAAGFDKDAKLYKELSNFGFGFIEIGTVTPKPQPGNDKPRLFRLKEDAAIINRMGFNNGGVKETVERLKGNEKVLIGGNIGKNKTTPNEEAVKDYIICFEALFDYVNYFVVNVSSPNTPNLRALQEKKPLTDLLKTLQDRNNLKEKRKPILLKIAPDLTDEQLLDIIEIVETTKIDGVIATNTTISREGISSESKMEMGGLSGKPLAKRATEVIRFLSEKSNKAFPIIGVGGIHSAEDALEKLDAGASLVQLYTGFIYEGPGLIKQINKAILKRK encoded by the coding sequence ATGTATAAAAGCGTCATTCGTCCATTGTTTTTCAGTTTCGATCCTGAGAAAATTCACTATTTTACATTTTCCTTGATTCGATTTTTTCATAAAATTGGATTCGGAAGTATTTTCAGAAGTATTTATAAAATAGAAAGCCCAAAACTGGAACGCGAACTTTTTGGACTGAAATTTTCAAACCCTGTGGGACTTGCCGCAGGTTTTGATAAAGATGCAAAGCTTTACAAAGAACTTTCAAATTTTGGTTTTGGTTTTATTGAAATAGGCACCGTTACACCAAAGCCGCAACCCGGGAACGACAAACCGCGCTTGTTTCGGTTAAAAGAAGATGCTGCAATTATAAACCGAATGGGTTTCAACAATGGCGGAGTAAAAGAAACAGTTGAAAGATTAAAGGGTAATGAAAAGGTTTTAATTGGCGGAAACATTGGTAAAAACAAAACCACTCCCAACGAGGAAGCGGTAAAAGATTATATAATCTGTTTTGAAGCGCTTTTTGATTATGTGAATTATTTTGTAGTAAACGTAAGCTCACCCAATACTCCAAACCTGCGCGCCTTGCAGGAAAAAAAGCCATTGACTGATTTGTTGAAAACGCTTCAGGACAGAAATAATTTAAAAGAAAAACGCAAACCAATTCTTTTAAAAATAGCTCCCGATTTGACCGATGAACAACTTTTGGATATCATTGAAATTGTGGAAACGACAAAAATTGACGGCGTTATCGCAACCAATACCACCATTTCCCGCGAAGGAATTTCTTCTGAAAGTAAAATGGAAATGGGTGGTTTAAGCGGAAAACCTTTAGCCAAGCGAGCGACGGAAGTAATCCGTTTTCTTTCAGAAAAGAGCAACAAAGCTTTCCCCATAATTGGTGTTGGCGGAATCCATTCTGCTGAAGATGCTTTGGAAAAACTTGATGCCGGGGCAAGTCTTGTACAACTTTACACAGGTTTTATTTATGAAGGTCCTGGACTTATTAAACAAATAAACAAAGCGATTTTAAAGCGAAAATGA
- a CDS encoding LysE family translocator gives MIETLISFSIATLALAISPGPDNIYVLTQSLVNGTKSGIATTAGLISGCIVHTTLLAFGISAIITASEEIFYGIKILGACYLIFLAYKVYKSDEHISLTENAPQKSYSQLFKTGVIMNLVNPKVMIFFLAFFPGFLWNEGGNTVIQFYILGITFMIFSFITFSAIAMAAGKISKLLLEWKNMGIVLKWLQIIVFIGIAVFILLP, from the coding sequence ATGATTGAAACCCTAATTTCATTCTCCATCGCAACGCTTGCCTTGGCCATTTCTCCGGGTCCGGACAATATTTATGTGCTTACGCAATCGTTGGTTAATGGGACTAAAAGCGGTATTGCCACAACTGCGGGATTGATTAGTGGCTGTATCGTTCACACTACACTTTTGGCTTTTGGAATCTCGGCAATTATAACCGCTTCCGAAGAAATTTTCTACGGAATAAAAATTTTGGGTGCGTGCTATTTAATTTTTTTAGCCTATAAAGTCTATAAAAGTGATGAGCACATTTCGTTGACTGAAAATGCTCCGCAAAAATCATACTCGCAACTTTTTAAAACCGGTGTTATCATGAATTTGGTAAATCCTAAAGTGATGATTTTCTTTTTGGCCTTTTTTCCAGGTTTTCTGTGGAATGAAGGTGGAAACACAGTAATTCAGTTTTATATTTTGGGAATTACTTTTATGATTTTTTCCTTTATAACTTTTAGCGCAATTGCAATGGCTGCTGGGAAAATTTCAAAATTACTTTTGGAGTGGAAAAATATGGGAATAGTATTGAAATGGCTCCAAATTATTGTTTTTATAGGAATTGCTGTTTTTATATTATTACCGTAA
- a CDS encoding heme-binding domain-containing protein, producing the protein MIKKIVKIILILLLIALVAIQFIRPEKNNGGYESVAAFEAETKPSAKVAIILKDNCYDCHSNQTQYPWYAEIAPFSLWLDEHIEHGKEHFNVSEWSKYSIKKKEHKLEELVEMVEDDEMPLRSYTIIHGDLSEENKKLLLQWAGVARLQYKHQLEVSLNE; encoded by the coding sequence ATGATTAAAAAGATTGTAAAAATAATTTTGATTTTGCTGCTGATAGCTTTGGTTGCAATTCAATTTATTCGTCCCGAAAAAAATAACGGAGGTTATGAAAGCGTTGCTGCTTTTGAAGCCGAAACCAAGCCTTCTGCAAAAGTTGCAATCATATTAAAAGACAATTGCTACGACTGCCACAGCAATCAAACCCAATATCCATGGTATGCAGAGATCGCGCCCTTTTCACTGTGGCTTGATGAACATATTGAGCACGGGAAAGAGCATTTCAATGTTTCTGAATGGAGCAAATACTCCATAAAAAAGAAAGAACACAAGTTAGAGGAACTGGTTGAAATGGTAGAGGATGATGAAATGCCCTTGAGGTCCTATACCATTATTCATGGTGATCTTTCCGAGGAAAATAAAAAGTTGCTGCTGCAATGGGCTGGGGTCGCTCGACTTCAATACAAACACCAATTGGAAGTTTCTTTAAACGAATAA
- the pepT gene encoding peptidase T, producing the protein MIEKQHIINRFKSYVTVDTESDPNSDTTPSTKKQWDLANKLAQELKQIGMEDVTIDENAYIMATLPSNVSHPVPVIGFVSHFDTSPDFTGANVKPQIVENYNGKDIVLNKEQDIVLSPDYFEDLLLYKGQTLITTDGTTLLGADDKAGITEIVSAMEYLINHPEIKHGKIRVGFTPDEEIGRGAHKFDVKKFGADWAYTMDGSQVGELEYENFNAAGAVVTVKGKIVHPGYAKGKMVNSMYIATDYINSLPRLETPEHTEGREGFFHLHGVKGTVDETKIQYIIRDHDKKHFEARKEMIQKLADDLNEQFEMEVVTVEIKDQYFNMREKIEPVMHIVKIAKQAMEQAGIEPIIKPIRGGTDGSQLSFMGLPCPNIFAGGHNFHGRYEYVPVESMQKAVEVIVNIAKITAEDISRFKKEEE; encoded by the coding sequence ATGATCGAAAAACAACACATTATAAATCGCTTTAAAAGTTACGTTACCGTGGATACCGAAAGCGATCCAAATAGCGACACTACCCCAAGCACCAAAAAGCAATGGGATCTTGCCAATAAACTTGCCCAAGAACTTAAGCAAATAGGCATGGAAGATGTAACTATTGACGAAAACGCTTATATAATGGCCACTTTGCCGTCAAATGTCTCGCATCCGGTTCCCGTAATCGGTTTTGTTTCTCACTTTGATACTTCACCGGATTTTACAGGAGCGAATGTAAAACCGCAAATTGTTGAAAACTACAACGGAAAAGATATTGTGCTGAACAAAGAACAGGACATCGTGCTTTCCCCAGATTATTTTGAGGACTTGTTGCTTTATAAAGGCCAAACATTAATTACGACCGATGGTACAACGCTTTTGGGAGCAGATGATAAAGCGGGTATCACAGAGATTGTTTCCGCAATGGAATATCTCATCAACCATCCCGAGATTAAGCATGGGAAAATTCGCGTTGGGTTTACCCCCGATGAAGAAATTGGACGTGGCGCCCATAAGTTTGATGTGAAAAAATTTGGCGCAGACTGGGCCTATACTATGGACGGAAGCCAAGTGGGCGAGCTGGAGTATGAAAACTTCAACGCTGCAGGAGCGGTAGTTACCGTAAAAGGAAAAATTGTGCATCCAGGTTACGCAAAAGGAAAAATGGTAAACAGTATGTACATAGCTACCGACTACATAAATTCTTTACCAAGACTTGAAACTCCAGAACATACCGAAGGACGCGAAGGCTTTTTTCATTTGCACGGAGTAAAAGGTACTGTGGATGAGACCAAGATTCAATACATTATTCGCGACCACGATAAAAAGCATTTTGAAGCCAGAAAGGAAATGATCCAAAAACTGGCTGATGATTTAAACGAACAATTTGAAATGGAGGTGGTGACAGTTGAAATTAAAGACCAATATTTCAATATGCGTGAAAAGATTGAGCCTGTTATGCACATTGTGAAAATTGCAAAGCAAGCCATGGAGCAAGCAGGTATTGAACCCATCATTAAACCAATTCGCGGCGGAACCGATGGTTCGCAATTAAGCTTTATGGGGCTTCCTTGCCCAAATATTTTTGCAGGAGGGCATAATTTTCACGGCAGATATGAATACGTACCTGTTGAAAGTATGCAAAAGGCTGTAGAAGTAATTGTGAATATTGCTAAAATTACCGCAGAGGATATCTCAAGGTTTAAAAAAGAAGAGGAGTAA